A window of Acropora muricata isolate sample 2 chromosome 3, ASM3666990v1, whole genome shotgun sequence contains these coding sequences:
- the LOC136910999 gene encoding octopamine receptor beta-2R-like: protein MYAENSSNITPTNNEAREQDFNTLSELIPIAILVTLTNGLVFLLFYKRQSLRKAANYLLLSLGICDFLNGSLNIILFLVVLIPVVPKQSTTYFPLVCAVEVSHNFVAITEAFHILLITAEKYMALMRPLRYRVIKTRTMLLGITGAWLISGLIAASPIFWFADRLSGSKIALLLEFIFNVFCLVVVFIVPYTLILFAYVTMFRKVFKKRKPKSGRVYRKKGNELKCLVIFATMASVFALCWLPWFLLRLFYSIARLEWMKLNWNLVKNTAKITAITRYLASAINPLLYTFFKQDFWKEIKRTFFTKSKEGSKRETDSRHKRLSTKTTRSDFQTTRRN, encoded by the coding sequence ATGTATGCGGAAAATTCCAGCAACATCACGCCAACCAACAACGAAGCGCGTGAACAAGACTTCAACACCTTGTCAGAACTGATACCCATCGCAATATTGGTTACTCTGACAAACGGTTTGGTGTTTCTACTTTTCTATAAAAGACAAAGTCTACGTAAAGCTGCAAACTACCTTCTTTTGAGTTTAGGGATTTGTGATTTTTTGAACGGGTCTTTAAATATAATTCTCTTTCTTGTGGTCTTAATACCCGTTGTCCCCAAACAAAGTACGACATACTTCCCCTTGGTTTGCGCAGTGGAAGTTTCACACAATTTTGTCGCCATCACAGAAGCTTTCCACATACTATTGATAACCGCTGAGAAGTACATGGCTTTAATGCGGCCTTTGAGGTACCGTGTAATCAAAACGAGGACGATGCTTTTAGGCATAACTGGGGCATGGTTGATCTCCGGCCTCATAGCAGCTTCTCCAATTTTCTGGTTTGCCGACAGATTATCGGGTAGCAAAATTGCTTTATTACTGGAAttcattttcaatgttttctgcCTTGTTGTCGTTTTTATAGTTCCCTATACTTTAATATTGTTTGCATATGTTACCATGTTTAGAAAGGTGTTCAAGAAAAGGAAACCTAAGAGTGGTAGAGTGTATagaaaaaagggaaatgaaCTCAAATGTTTGGTCATTTTTGCTACCATGGCAAGTGTATTTGCATTATGCTGGTTACCTTGGTTCCTTTTGCGTCTTTTCTACTCGATAGCTCGTTTGGAGTGGATGAAACTAAACTGGAATCTTGTTAAAAACACTGCGAAAATCACTGCAATCACCAGATACCTCGCCTCGGCTATCAACCCgctactttacacatttttcaaacaagacttctggaaagagataaaaagaacattttttactAAATCGAAAGAGGGCTCGAAAAGAGAGACAGACAGTCGACATAAGAGGTTGTCAACAAAGACCACACGGTCCGATTTTCAGACGACCAGAAGGAATTAA